The genomic window ACTACCGTCTCGACGGGCTGAATCCTACCCTGCTCGGAGTGCTCCCCAATCCAAGCGCTCTCAAGGGCGGAGTGGTAGTGGTGAACTTGCGCATCACCACTTCCGGAATCTACGCAGACATTGAAAAAGACAAGGTGTTCAGTTTCGCAAGTCTGCCTCAATCTCGAAGATGCTCGTACGAGCTGGATGAAAACGGGAACAGAGGCAAAACTCGCGTCTACCCCGCCTTTGAGACGAAGGACCATGCCGAGCCCACTCCGTTTACCCAGTGGAAGATTGAGCTGTTGAACCCAGAGGACATTCTTTTGGATGGCTTCAAGGGAGTTGATTTGCGGTTTACCGGGAATGTTCGCTTTGATGCTCAGCGTCGCAGGGCTGGGGTGAAGGACTCAGCGAAGAAGTAATGCATGCAGAGTACAGCGTCATCTAGTATCTGCTTCGATGGGATTATGTTCAAGTGCAGATGAAGTTGCCAATGCACGTTCATTTCCAAATTAATATAGGAGAAATCAATATTTTGCGTATTTTTTATATCTCGCCGTGCGGTTTGAATGATGTATTTTCCACCAGACAGCGGCTTAGTttgtcaagatcaagtcgctcattcaAGACAGTAGCAATTTATAAGCAGGATCACAATTGACGCGCATTTATTGCTCGTATAGTTGTACCTTGTCATGTAAGAAATTAGAGAGTCTCTCATTTTGCCGAAACTGTCCAGATGATTGTGCTATATGACACAGCTCCTAGTCAAATGCGCGATCGAAAAAAAAGTACTCAGGAATCCCAATTGTCTGTTAACCAAGAATTCCTCCATCAGAGTAAACACCATCCATTGGCCCTTCTTTTAAGCCCTTACAGTGTCAATAAAGTTTGATTTGAACTTTCTCACTGCAAATGGGGCAACGCAACAAAGTCAGTCACTCTCCAAATCGAACTTCGTCTGAAAGCAATGGCGCCTGCACTCACCTTCCTTATCCAAGTCTTCCCACTTCTCAAGGATGTTTCCCTTCTGTAAATCCAAAATAGGAGATGGCCCGGGTGAAGTGTTTTCCTCCACATACTTGCGCAACGAAATAAGATCCATGTCAATCTCCGCGACAGCACCTAAACAAGTCGTTAAATTGGCGCCTTTTGCTAATATGTCGACCAAGCCAGCTTACCGACAGCTTTCTGCAACTCTACCAACGAGGCAGCAGTCCCGTCAGTCAATTGGATTTGCCCGATCCATGCCTACGTGGTCCTCTTTGTCAGACAATCGTGATTCCCGAGATGGACAGTGTCTTGAATCGGGGACTGGCGGTGATAACATACTCTCATCATGTTGATTGCAAAGTTATTCATGGCGATTTTTACCATGTCAGGCATAAAGGCTTCGAGGAGTCGACGATAGATGGCTTCGGTGTTGAGCTGCGCGCCAACGTGCTTCAGCTGGTCCTGTGCTAATGTGACGGCATCTGTGGAATTGGCCAAGATTGCTCTTGTAGCCGTAGCCTTGGTAGACACGTTGTTAATGCCAGCCAAGCGTGCATCAATTTGTTCTTTGACAGACTTGCGCAGCGCCTCGTTGTCCGATTCATCTTTGTACAGGCGTGCCAGATCATCAAATAGTTTATCTAGGTTTGAGCGAAAATAATGTTAGCTCAACAAAAACAGAACATAATGcaatttttttaaaactttGAGAACGATTTTGGGTAGTAGTGCTAACTGTAATCTTCCGGGGCTGAGGCCGACAGGACAAGGATTCTATCGCAGACATCACCGACATCGCGATACGCTATCTAGATATGAAAATATCAGCACTACTGCCTGTTCACGAAGAGATAAAAGATCTGCCAGATACCTTGAGCTTTTCTGCATTCGAATGAATCTGCGGGTAAGAGTAAGCCAGTTAATCAATCCGGAGAGTACAGATACAAAAATCCGTACCTCTGCCATGTACTTCAGACAGTCTTCAAGTACATCTAAAAGCTACTCCCCATTAGATGGAATTCTCTTTGAATCAAAAACTTTAAGTCTATTTACCACGTCAAATGCGTCATTAGAGAAATTGAACTCCTTGGCCATCGTCTCTTTGCTGTGCGGCACGTCAAGCATCTTGTTGATAGCTAGAAAAAGGCTGCTAAAGGAAGGCCCCTGGCAAACAAAATTCTTGTTCACCAAGAGGCCCCGTGGGGTAAGGTAGTCCAGATCAACGCCCATGATGACTGGGTATTGAAGTAATTGCGCTTCGCTGCTTTATGCTAATAAGGATAGCTGGAGCCTTTGAAGTAGCCTTGTGCTTGATGTTTTCCAGAACGGTACGGTAGGGTTGTTTGGCATATACTTCCAAGAAACGGAATGAGTATTGGATGAGCAAACTGCGTCCGTGTAGATGTCTTTTCGGGGAATTCTAGCATGGGGCTACATTACATCATCACAGAGATcacagagagagagccaaAGCGCACATTTATAAATTGGATTCAGGGATGTTCGGTCAAGGGCCGTTATTCCGTATCTTTCTGCTGCAGGGCTCAGTGGACAAGCCCGATAGCAACGCGGACGCATCAGCTGGCAAATGACAACCGATGTCATTCTTGTTGAATTGCATCTGAATCCGACCATtgaatgcatgcatgtggaGAGAGTCTGGTCTGATGCAATGTCGCCCTACCAGGGTGTAGGGGCGGCCGTTTGGGTAAAGCACTCCTGCCATTGCGTTGCCCGTTGATCCCATTTAAAGAAACGCCATCTTGCGAGGGAGTTTTATGCCTTTATCCGCTTCTTCTCGCAGACAGCGCTGGCCAGCAAAAGTTGGTGGCATTCCCTGCAACGATAAAAGTTGCTGCTCAAACATTTGTAAGGTACATATGAAGCTGAATAGTGTCGGGGTAATTTGATTGAAAACGTCAGACATGCCGGCCTGGCTTCTGAACGAGCTGTCGTGTATGCCACAAGGGTTACACCTGGCTCCATCACAATTTCTAACGGCAAAAGCGATTGAGACAACATGGTAAGCTCGCGGCCGCTGCTCCCCTCCGGTTTCTCCGCTTAGGCATGCATGGCGTCGTTAATCGGTGCAAGGATGAAGTATGCTACCCAAGTTGTCTGACCGGATATGCATGATTTTCCAGTTTCGTGTTTGACCCCTGCCAGGACCCTTTGGTTGAGCTTTGTGTCTGCCGATCTCGGCCATGCTGCTTTTCTCCTGTTTACGAGCCCACTATAACGCATCACTCCTGATAGTGTGGTGCTACAATGGTCATATGATGCTTCTTCTCAAGATGGCAGCGGGCATTGGAAGACACCGAACTTGCCCCTTCGCGCATGGCTTGCAGTAATGTAGCcttctttgcttcttgtcTGTTAAAGGATTACACTTTTTTCAACAAATAAAACAAGCTTTATTGATAACTTATCATAACCATCTTAATAAAGCCGAGCAAAACAAACATTAGTCGGAAAGCGGGCTAGACATGGTTTGCCCGCGGGGTCCCAACGGGCTGTGGGAGCAGTCTTGCTCAAAGCATGTAAGAGATTGCGACTCACGGCCCTCAGAGAACAAGGAGGTccaagctgctcaagacAAACTAAGAACTCCTGCTGAGTTTGTCGAGGAGAAGCTATTTCACCAAGGCTGGTGGGGGGAAGATTCCAGCGATGGAATTACTAGTCCTCCGCCGCGATATAAAGAGAAACTATCCACATACAGCTCAAATATCTCAATCTAGGACGAAGCAATTACAAATATCCATCCTTCGTTAGCTTCAGTATTAGAACCTCACCAGAAGTACACCCGATTACTGCTGTACAACCCTGGATCCATATACTATTCCCTTCAGTGGTGCCAGTAGTGGCACAGAAGGGGGGTGtattccttcttctccgttTGAGGCTCTGCGACTACAGCCGTTCTGAAATGGTTCGGGAGAAATTGGAGGCACCGCAGCACAAATTCTCCACGCATCTTTGACTCCTGAAGCAGAGTCTTCCGGGCATAACTCCTGGCCGAGGAGTGGACAAACCGTACTATATCATCACGTAGTTCCAGGAATGCACAACACCCTTTGGCAATGATGAACTTGACATCCACAACAGCGGGCAGTTCTGCCAAGGCGTGCAGTTCCCAGAGATATAGAGGCCGGTATGCCGCGGCCGCGATTTGAAGGATTTGCCGGCAAAAGTCGAAAGTCTTTGGGGGAAGTTTTCTAATTGTCGCCATGGAATAGTTGTACAATCCTTCCAGATCATTTGGTAGTTCCTCAAGCACATCCATGATATCCCACAAAAATGGATGGTGTTGCATGATTTTACAAGCCGTGTTCATCCACAACGAATTCCCTTGCGACTTCTCAGCGAGATGGTCCTGGAGAAGTGCTTTTTTGTCGTCGGGCAGGCGAATGTCACCGACTACAGCTGCGACTTTGGAGCCAACACTCTGTTTAAAAACCGCTGCCATGTTTTTGGAATCGAGGTCAAGGACAATTGACTCGCCCAGAGACACGCGCTTCTCAATGGCAGGATTCATAGAGATTACCCATCGGACTTTGGGACATCGCCGTATGGTCGCGCAAATCAACCTGAGGAGATTGTCTAGCCCTTCGACATCATCTTCGTCAGAGCAGCACTCGTCGATCGCGTCGACAATGAAACAAATTTCTGGACAGTCTGGGTCTTCTAGAATTCTGAACAGAACCCCGGAGACTGCGAATGCGTCTGTTGTCCGGTCGAGGACTTGCCTCCTTGTTAACTTGTACACTTTTTCAAGGTGGTGGAATAGAGGTGGTCGATGTCGAATTATCTGTCGGGTGAGACTGTGCACAATTGCTGCTGGGGTTTCTAAGACAAAACTAGATCTGTTTCCGAAAAAACATGCAACTTTCTCATCATTGCTGCTAGGATCCTGGAGCCGCGTCAAATGTTGGGCAATCCTCAGAAGGACCATTGACTTGCCAGCACCTGGAGACCCCGAAACACAAAGAACCCGGTTTTCGTCTGTGTTCTCCGTTCTGTGGAACTTGCAATACTCTTGCGTCGAGAGAATCCATTTGAGCAAGTGTTCTGGTAGTTTCCCATCGTGGCATGCCTTTTGCAGCATCTCTTCTGAATCCTCGAAGCTCAAGACAAGGTTGGAAGGCAGTTTGTCATTGTCATTCTCACTCCCGCCAGATGGAGTTGATGGATGTTCGGCATGTTTGGCATGTTCGGCCTGAGAAAACAAGTCGCGAAGCTCATTCCCAATCTTGTTGTCGAAACTAGCAGTGAATGCACCCTCCATTTGTCGGGTGCGATCGGAAAGCTGGTCGATCGCTCCGGGTTCAACAATCATGCTCCTGTCCGTAGTCGAACATGCAATACGGACAATGTACAACAGCACTGCCGCATAGAGAGATACTAATGCATCTCTTGCACGATTCTGTCCACTTTTTGTTGTATCCGAGGTGTTTGCCGTCTCGCCTGGTAAAAGAAGTGACAGCCTCCGGAGGCCATCGATTTTCGAGAGGAGTTCAATGAAGCCAATAGCAACAGGGCCAAATAGTACACCATGACGAAATAGACTCTATATTCTAGTTAACTGTAATTCTTCGTTTTTAAATGAAGCGACGTTGAAGTTTTAATCACCTTTGCGGCAAGGCATGCAGCAACCCACGGTACAGCAGCCCCAGTCATGCTCAAGGCCGA from Metarhizium brunneum chromosome 2, complete sequence includes these protein-coding regions:
- the HET-E1_3 gene encoding Vegetative incompatibility protein HET-E-1: MAGRLRHIPAPLTRLKARIRQSLVNGSGFPSQKKPKAGKESTAPSTGPAPGADPPLLVGQTSCGKERGGNDTADDVMSRQEDQPGVICDISTKEEGQNHVVMATGDRTETRTSLSNKCSQDQSSHESDEHVNGINHQQQFWTDSPSDHLFELSEGLWNEAYPSLKIDEPELVSLYEEMMHQCWTPNSPKSSIASLPHSEEAVDNIIEDNSKPLWAEQAKFLEVWMAEKDDPGRQCDKPFNAKQMIILFKDIVRPSALSMTGAAVPWVAACLAAKSLFRHGVLFGPVAIGFIELLSKIDGLRRLSLLLPGETANTSDTTKSGQNRARDALVSLYAAVLLYIVRIACSTTDRSMIVEPGAIDQLSDRTRQMEGAFTASFDNKIGNELRDLFSQAEHAKHAEHPSTPSGGSENDNDKLPSNLVLSFEDSEEMLQKACHDGKLPEHLLKWILSTQEYCKFHRTENTDENRVLCVSGSPGAGKSMVLLRIAQHLTRLQDPSSNDEKVACFFGNRSSFVLETPAAIVHSLTRQIIRHRPPLFHHLEKVYKLTRRQVLDRTTDAFAVSGVLFRILEDPDCPEICFIVDAIDECCSDEDDVEGLDNLLRLICATIRRCPKVRWVISMNPAIEKRVSLGESIVLDLDSKNMAAVFKQSVGSKVAAVVGDIRLPDDKKALLQDHLAEKSQGNSLWMNTACKIMQHHPFLWDIMDVLEELPNDLEGLYNYSMATIRKLPPKTFDFCRQILQIAAAAYRPLYLWELHALAELPAVVDVKFIIAKGCCAFLELRDDIVRFVHSSARSYARKTLLQESKMRGEFVLRCLQFLPNHFRTAVVAEPQTEKKEYTPLLCHYWHH